In Arachis stenosperma cultivar V10309 chromosome 1, arast.V10309.gnm1.PFL2, whole genome shotgun sequence, one DNA window encodes the following:
- the LOC130982653 gene encoding uncharacterized protein LOC130982653, whose translation MDKMMKQQELTNKNNEASIRNIERQIGQLSKQAVIERPSSSLPSDTIPNPKEECKAIQLRSGRTLVNDKEATKKPMESNKKPIEKQEASNKEVTASKQTSEKLKEKDDQPQNLRKGKEAIEGPSQGQKQEEKTFTPPLPYPQRFNKETKDQHFPKFFEAFKKLEINIPLDEALEQMPLYVKFLKEHINKKRSWHEKETILLTEECSAVMRKKGKEPVP comes from the coding sequence ATGGATAAAATGATGAAACAGCAAGAACTTACAAACAAGAACAATGAAGCTTCCATAAGAAACAtagaaaggcagattggacaacTTTCCAAGCAAGCTGTGATTGAAAGGCCATCAAGCTCActcccaagtgacaccattccaaATCCTAAAGAAGAATGCAAAGCTATACAGCTAAGGAGTGGAAGAACCTTGGTGAATGACAAGGAGGCAACCAAGAAGCCTATGGAAAGTAACAAAAAGCCAATAGAGAAACAGGAAGCCAGCAACAAAGAAGTGACAGCAAGCAAGCAAACTTCAGAAAAGCTCAAAGAGAAGGATGACCAGCCACAAAACTTAAGGAAAGGGAAGGAAGCAATAGAAGGACCATCTCAAGGACAGAAGCAAGAGGAGAAGACTTTCACACCTCCATTGCCATACCCTCAAAGGTTCAACAAGGAGACTAAGGATCAACACTTCCCCAAATTCTTTGAAGCCTTCAAGAAATTGGAGATTAATATTCCATTGGATGAGGCATTAGAGCAGATGCCTCTATATGTAAAGTTTTTGAAAGAGCATATCAACAAAAAGAGAAGTTGGCATGAGAAGGAAACTATATtgctcactgaagaatgcagtgctgt